A single window of Flavobacteriales bacterium DNA harbors:
- the lpxD gene encoding UDP-3-O-(3-hydroxymyristoyl)glucosamine N-acyltransferase gives MKFTAQEIAQVLNGTVDGNPEETVSSFSKIEEGQPGSLSFLANPKYTHFIYSTRASVVLVNKDFQPEQSIQATLVRVDNAYQSLAKLLEMYAASKGRKSGIHPTAAIAESASVGNNVYIGAHACIGENCRIGDNVQLYPGVILGDHVSVGNDTVLYAGVKVYDDCIIGNACTLHGGVVIGADGFGFAPNTENQYNKVAQIGNVVIEDHVEIGANTTIDRATMGSTLIRKGVKLDNLIQIAHNVEIGENTVIAAQTGIAGSTRIGSTCMIGGQVGIVGHISIANGVKIAAQSGVGQDITEEGTVVQGSPAFAIGDYKKSYVLFRKLPSIKRELEALENELKNKE, from the coding sequence ATGAAATTTACCGCCCAGGAAATCGCACAAGTGTTGAACGGTACGGTGGATGGAAATCCGGAAGAAACGGTTTCATCATTCAGCAAGATCGAAGAAGGCCAACCCGGCTCCCTGAGTTTCCTGGCCAATCCCAAATACACCCACTTTATTTACAGCACCCGGGCATCGGTGGTGTTGGTTAACAAAGATTTTCAACCGGAGCAATCCATCCAGGCCACATTGGTTCGGGTGGACAATGCGTATCAGTCTCTTGCCAAATTGCTGGAAATGTATGCCGCCTCCAAAGGCAGAAAATCCGGCATCCACCCCACAGCCGCCATCGCCGAAAGTGCATCGGTAGGCAACAATGTATACATCGGCGCCCATGCCTGTATCGGAGAAAATTGCCGGATCGGTGACAACGTGCAGCTTTACCCGGGAGTAATCCTGGGCGATCATGTATCTGTCGGAAATGACACCGTGCTGTATGCCGGGGTGAAGGTTTATGACGATTGCATCATAGGAAACGCGTGCACGCTGCACGGAGGTGTGGTGATAGGAGCAGACGGCTTCGGCTTCGCACCCAATACTGAAAACCAATACAACAAAGTGGCCCAGATCGGGAATGTGGTCATTGAAGATCATGTGGAGATCGGCGCCAACACCACCATCGACAGGGCCACCATGGGATCTACCCTGATCCGCAAAGGTGTAAAACTCGACAACCTCATCCAGATCGCACACAATGTGGAAATCGGCGAGAACACGGTGATCGCGGCTCAAACCGGCATCGCAGGTTCCACGCGCATCGGCTCCACATGCATGATCGGAGGACAGGTAGGTATCGTAGGACATATATCCATCGCCAACGGCGTGAAGATCGCCGCCCAATCTGGTGTAGGACAAGACATCACCGAAGAGGGCACCGTGGTTCAGGGCTCCCCAGCCTTCGCCATCGGAGATTACAAGAAATCATACGTATTGTTCCGCAAGCTGCCATCCATCAAACGAGAGCTGGAAGCGCTGGAAAATGAATTGAAAAATAAGGAATAG
- the tsaE gene encoding tRNA (adenosine(37)-N6)-threonylcarbamoyltransferase complex ATPase subunit type 1 TsaE, which produces MTIKEYSCVALERMPEVAKALMEAYPGKRVFTFAGDLGAGKTQLIKEICSVLGVQEAVQSPTYPIVHEYRPSGDGVVYHMDLYRIKSQNELIDLGFEDYLLSGYFCFIEWPEVADNLLPVDSVRVKISVATCGRNITMECDEQI; this is translated from the coding sequence ATGACGATAAAGGAATACTCCTGTGTTGCCCTGGAACGGATGCCGGAAGTGGCGAAAGCCCTTATGGAGGCATACCCGGGCAAGCGTGTTTTTACTTTCGCCGGCGATCTTGGGGCGGGTAAGACCCAATTGATCAAAGAGATTTGTTCGGTCCTCGGTGTGCAGGAGGCAGTTCAAAGTCCAACGTACCCCATTGTCCACGAATACCGCCCTTCCGGAGACGGGGTGGTGTACCATATGGATCTCTACCGGATCAAGTCGCAGAACGAACTGATTGACCTCGGTTTTGAAGATTACCTCCTAAGCGGCTATTTTTGCTTTATTGAATGGCCGGAAGTGGCTGATAACCTTTTGCCGGTTGATTCCGTTAGAGTGAAAATTTCAGTAGCAACGTGCGGACGAAACATAACCATGGAATGCGATGAGCAGATCTAG
- a CDS encoding 3-phosphoshikimate 1-carboxyvinyltransferase: MKTAVVQQPSGSLSTRIRLTASKSESNRALIIRAICRNAFDVLNLAKAKDTETLVSLLEHDANELDVGPAGTTMRFMTAYLACAQANGKEGSTRIITGSERMQSRPIGILVDALRTLGADIQYAGKEGYPPLRITSKNLPGGALEVDGSVSSQFISALLLIAPCLTNGLELSFRGKVISRPYLQMTLNMLKYFGADAGWLGDGTIRVGTGKYVPRDFTVEGDWSSASYWYALVALTPGGEVELEGLRDDSLQGDARCVEIFSTLGVVTTFTPKGVRLKQSGHLPASFHYHFIDCPDLAQTVAVVVAALKVPATLDGLESLRIKETDRIEALRVELGKFNVRVEVEGDQRIIIHPEQFEAKPGISIATYEDHRMAMAFAPLACKTGSVAIEEPDVVVKSYPDFWQDLTTAGFSISEAAVQD; this comes from the coding sequence ATGAAAACCGCCGTCGTTCAACAACCGTCCGGTTCCTTGTCAACCCGGATCCGCCTTACCGCTTCAAAAAGTGAAAGCAACCGGGCACTCATCATCCGTGCCATCTGCCGCAACGCTTTTGATGTACTCAACCTTGCCAAAGCAAAAGACACCGAAACCCTGGTTTCCCTGCTGGAACACGATGCGAATGAACTGGACGTGGGCCCTGCCGGCACCACCATGCGCTTCATGACGGCATACCTGGCCTGCGCACAGGCGAATGGTAAGGAAGGGAGTACACGCATCATCACAGGATCCGAACGCATGCAAAGCCGGCCCATTGGTATCCTGGTGGATGCATTGCGTACACTTGGCGCCGATATTCAATATGCCGGGAAGGAAGGTTATCCGCCTCTTCGCATCACTTCAAAAAATTTACCGGGCGGTGCACTGGAAGTGGACGGCAGCGTGAGCAGCCAGTTCATCAGCGCTTTGCTGTTGATCGCTCCGTGCCTGACCAACGGACTTGAACTGAGTTTTCGCGGCAAGGTGATTTCACGCCCGTACCTGCAGATGACCCTGAACATGTTGAAGTATTTCGGCGCGGATGCCGGTTGGTTGGGCGATGGTACCATCCGTGTGGGTACCGGCAAGTACGTTCCCCGTGATTTTACGGTGGAAGGGGATTGGTCTTCGGCATCCTATTGGTATGCGCTGGTGGCCCTTACTCCGGGTGGCGAGGTTGAACTGGAGGGCCTCAGAGACGATAGCCTGCAGGGAGATGCGCGGTGTGTGGAGATTTTTTCCACCCTGGGTGTGGTCACCACCTTTACTCCCAAAGGAGTGCGGTTGAAGCAGAGCGGACATCTGCCGGCATCTTTCCATTATCATTTTATAGATTGCCCTGATCTGGCACAAACGGTTGCCGTGGTTGTTGCAGCGTTAAAGGTGCCGGCCACACTTGACGGACTTGAAAGTTTGCGCATCAAGGAGACCGACCGCATCGAAGCGCTGCGTGTTGAGTTGGGAAAGTTCAATGTGAGGGTGGAAGTGGAAGGAGACCAGCGCATCATTATTCATCCCGAACAATTCGAAGCCAAACCCGGCATTTCGATCGCTACGTATGAAGATCACCGCATGGCCATGGCATTTGCACCGCTGGCGTGCAAGACAGGATCCGTCGCGATAGAGGAACCCGACGTGGTGGTCAAATCCTATCCCGACTTCTGGCAGGATCTGACTACGGCGGGATTCAGTATTTCCGAAGCCGCTGTTCAGGACTGA
- a CDS encoding alanine dehydrogenase — protein sequence MSRSSDTMRAIAQFGLLPQEEMLEVATRNSQLNIGIPKEISADENRIALVPEAVSLLVNNGHSVIIESEAGKFANYHDRDYSEAGAQIVYDTKEVYEKSNIIMKVAPPSEVEIGYLQPKQCLISTLQLAVQPKDFLSKLIERKVTALAYESIMDEDGIFPVIRSMSEIAGNTSISIAAEYLSNVNKGQGMMMGGISGIPPTEVVILGAGTVGEFAARSALGLGASVKVFDNSIYKLRRLQNDLGIRIYTSILRPNILAQVLRKADVVVGAIRATEGRAPCVITEEMVSEMKVGSVIIDVSIDHGGCSETSKVTTHADPVYREYGVVHYCVPNIASRVSKTASQALSNIFAPILLQVGNNGGIDQILRRNKGVRNGVYLYNGILTSKYLGETFHLPYKNLDLLVAAF from the coding sequence ATGAGCAGATCTAGTGATACGATGCGAGCCATTGCCCAGTTCGGACTCCTGCCACAGGAGGAAATGCTGGAAGTGGCAACCCGGAACAGCCAGCTCAACATAGGCATTCCCAAAGAAATATCAGCGGATGAAAACCGCATTGCCCTGGTGCCTGAGGCAGTTTCACTGCTGGTGAACAACGGCCACTCGGTCATCATAGAATCGGAAGCCGGTAAGTTTGCCAACTACCACGATCGCGATTACAGCGAGGCGGGCGCCCAGATCGTATACGACACCAAGGAGGTTTACGAGAAATCAAACATCATCATGAAGGTAGCTCCTCCGTCGGAGGTTGAGATCGGCTACCTTCAACCCAAACAGTGTCTGATCTCCACCCTCCAACTGGCCGTTCAACCCAAAGACTTCCTGAGCAAGCTGATCGAGCGGAAGGTGACGGCCCTGGCCTACGAAAGCATCATGGACGAGGACGGCATTTTCCCTGTCATCCGCTCCATGAGTGAGATCGCAGGCAATACATCCATCTCCATCGCAGCTGAGTATCTGAGCAACGTGAACAAGGGTCAGGGCATGATGATGGGTGGTATATCCGGCATCCCGCCTACAGAAGTGGTCATTCTCGGAGCAGGAACCGTGGGTGAGTTCGCAGCACGTTCGGCACTCGGTCTCGGTGCTTCGGTCAAGGTGTTCGACAATTCAATTTATAAACTGCGGCGTTTGCAGAACGACCTAGGCATTCGCATTTATACGTCCATCCTTCGTCCGAATATTCTGGCGCAGGTGCTGCGTAAAGCCGATGTGGTGGTGGGTGCCATTCGCGCAACCGAGGGTCGAGCCCCGTGCGTGATTACCGAAGAAATGGTGAGCGAGATGAAGGTGGGATCGGTGATCATTGATGTGAGCATTGACCATGGCGGATGCTCGGAAACATCCAAGGTGACCACCCATGCAGACCCCGTTTATCGTGAGTACGGTGTGGTACACTACTGCGTTCCCAACATCGCTTCCCGCGTTTCCAAGACGGCGTCCCAGGCGCTCAGCAATATTTTTGCGCCCATCCTGCTACAGGTAGGCAACAACGGTGGCATTGATCAGATCCTGCGCCGGAACAAGGGCGTGCGCAACGGGGTATACCTGTACAACGGCATCCTTACCAGCAAGTACCTCGGAGAAACATTTCATTTACCCTATAAAAACCTGGACTTGTTGGTGGCGGCTTTCTAG
- the aroB gene encoding 3-dehydroquinate synthase, translating into MEETPLREVLAEGYKVCIGSEALVVLGDLIRTYEKAGRKVAVLADSNSRKHCLPYMEKTVGVSFKDRIIEIPAGEEFKNIGTCEAIWNELNDMGCDRRSVLINLGGGVVGDMGGFAACTFKRGISFIQVPTTLLSQVDASVGGKLGIDLHHLKNLIGVFGQPEGVFADAHFLDTLDDRQKISGFAEMIKHGLIADHDYYDELTRTSPLSLGDAHVHIARSVAIKNKVVLEDPLEKGLRKILNFGHTIGHAVESWSLVNDVEHLLHGEAIAIGMICEAHLSLKTGLSIEELENITSYIKGVYPAYPLQKIPVEDVVAIMAHDKKNTSGKISFSLLRKIGQCGYDDFCERADVEAALAYYTEHMQP; encoded by the coding sequence ATGGAAGAAACGCCACTCAGGGAAGTTCTGGCAGAAGGATACAAAGTTTGTATCGGTTCGGAGGCATTGGTTGTGTTGGGAGATTTGATCCGAACATACGAAAAAGCCGGCCGGAAGGTGGCTGTGCTGGCAGACTCGAACAGCCGCAAACATTGTCTTCCTTATATGGAGAAGACGGTGGGCGTTTCATTCAAAGACCGTATTATAGAGATCCCAGCCGGGGAAGAGTTCAAAAACATCGGTACATGTGAAGCGATCTGGAATGAACTGAATGACATGGGATGTGACCGCCGTTCGGTGTTGATCAACCTCGGAGGTGGTGTTGTGGGTGATATGGGTGGCTTTGCTGCCTGTACATTCAAGCGCGGCATCAGTTTTATCCAGGTACCGACCACCCTCCTTTCACAGGTGGATGCATCTGTGGGGGGCAAGTTGGGTATCGATCTGCATCATTTGAAAAATCTGATCGGTGTGTTCGGACAGCCGGAAGGGGTGTTTGCCGATGCACATTTCCTGGATACCCTGGATGACCGCCAGAAGATTTCAGGTTTTGCGGAAATGATCAAGCATGGGCTGATTGCAGACCATGACTATTATGATGAACTGACCCGTACATCGCCACTTTCACTGGGCGATGCGCATGTCCATATCGCCCGGTCCGTTGCCATCAAGAACAAAGTGGTGTTGGAAGATCCGTTGGAAAAAGGCCTACGGAAGATCCTTAATTTCGGGCATACCATCGGTCATGCCGTTGAGAGCTGGTCGTTGGTGAATGATGTTGAACACCTGTTGCACGGTGAAGCCATCGCGATCGGTATGATCTGCGAAGCGCACCTGTCGCTGAAAACCGGTTTGTCCATCGAAGAGCTTGAAAACATCACCTCCTATATCAAAGGTGTGTATCCTGCTTATCCTTTACAAAAAATACCGGTTGAAGATGTGGTGGCGATCATGGCCCACGATAAGAAAAATACATCCGGAAAGATCTCTTTCAGTTTACTCAGGAAGATCGGACAATGCGGATACGATGACTTTTGTGAAAGGGCAGACGTAGAAGCAGCGCTTGCCTATTACACCGAGCACATGCAACCATGA
- a CDS encoding proline dehydrogenase family protein translates to MVHLDNSAIAFRYKDDRQLNTAYRLFKAMSVPFMASVGKGLMRLALSLRLPVTGLFRATIFRQFCGGESLQECLGSVSTLHKFNVMSYITYAAEGKENQTEFERSVKELVRVISSIKDQPAIPFAVFKITSMASYDFLEKVSSGVQLTEAEQKEWEAVRRRVNAVCKAASDAGKPINVDAEETWIQPALDQLTEEMMAKYNRERTLVFNTFQMYRKDRLAFLRTSWEKANREGYHFGAKLVRGAYMEKERVRAEQMGHPSPIHDTKEDTDKAYDEAVRFCLDHLEGNLLLMGTHNANSITKLTEEMEKRNISKEDPRIFTAQLLGMSDNITFNMANEGYHSVKYVPFGPIREVIPYLLRRADENSSVQDQTGRELHLLEKEIQRRKTEHK, encoded by the coding sequence ATGGTTCATTTGGATAATTCTGCAATAGCATTCCGGTACAAAGATGACCGGCAATTGAACACGGCCTATCGTTTGTTCAAAGCCATGAGCGTACCTTTCATGGCATCCGTTGGTAAAGGATTGATGCGCCTGGCGCTGTCTCTGCGTCTTCCCGTGACGGGACTGTTCAGGGCCACCATTTTCAGGCAATTCTGTGGGGGTGAATCCCTTCAGGAATGTTTGGGCAGCGTATCCACGTTGCACAAGTTCAATGTGATGTCGTACATCACCTATGCAGCCGAAGGAAAGGAAAATCAGACCGAATTCGAGCGTTCCGTAAAGGAGCTTGTACGCGTGATCTCTTCCATCAAAGATCAACCGGCCATTCCATTTGCCGTATTCAAGATCACGAGCATGGCTTCATATGATTTCCTGGAAAAGGTGAGCAGCGGTGTGCAACTGACCGAAGCGGAGCAGAAGGAATGGGAAGCTGTACGCCGTCGTGTGAATGCTGTCTGCAAAGCTGCCTCCGATGCCGGAAAGCCCATCAACGTTGACGCGGAAGAAACCTGGATACAGCCTGCGCTGGACCAGCTGACCGAAGAGATGATGGCAAAATACAACAGGGAACGCACGCTGGTATTCAATACATTTCAGATGTACAGGAAGGACCGCCTTGCATTTCTCCGCACCTCCTGGGAGAAAGCCAACCGGGAAGGCTATCATTTCGGCGCCAAACTGGTACGTGGTGCATACATGGAAAAGGAAAGGGTGCGCGCTGAACAGATGGGACACCCGTCTCCCATCCACGACACCAAGGAAGATACCGACAAGGCTTATGACGAAGCGGTTCGTTTCTGCCTGGACCACCTCGAAGGCAACCTGTTGCTGATGGGCACCCACAATGCCAACAGCATCACAAAACTCACCGAGGAGATGGAGAAAAGGAACATCTCCAAGGAAGATCCGCGCATCTTTACGGCGCAACTGCTGGGCATGAGTGACAACATCACTTTCAACATGGCCAACGAAGGATACCATTCAGTAAAATATGTGCCTTTCGGCCCGATCAGGGAAGTAATTCCTTACCTGCTGAGAAGGGCAGATGAAAACTCATCGGTACAGGACCAAACCGGTCGGGAACTGCACCTGCTCGAAAAAGAAATTCAAAGGAGAAAAACTGAACATAAATAA
- a CDS encoding HD domain-containing protein has protein sequence MNLKVFNDPIYGFVSLPFPLIAKLIDHPYFQRLRRIQQLGMTNLVYPGALHTRFHHALGAMHLMGEALEVLRSKGVSISDEEARAVQIAILLHDIGHGPFSHSLEFTLIEGVNHEHLTGVFMRELDREFSGELKLAIQIFQNKYKKKFLHQLVSGQLDMDRLDYLSRDSFYTGVAEGVVSTHRIIKMLNVHGDQLVIDSKGIYSVEKFIIARRLMYWQVYMHKTAVAGEKMLINTLKRAKDLSLSGSDVFASPALKYFLSQKLTTRSFTGNSDALEWFARLDDYDVLSAVKVWESHPDSILSNLSKGLINRKLFKIRIQKQPIGKKIIAQIEKKAQKLYGLRDSEVAYFVVSGELENNAYRPMEENIYILAKNKQVADIAKVSDNLNLTALSAPVRKYFVCCPEACLKGVNI, from the coding sequence ATGAATCTGAAAGTATTCAATGACCCCATTTACGGCTTTGTCAGTTTACCGTTTCCCCTGATCGCAAAACTGATCGACCACCCGTATTTCCAGAGATTGCGCAGGATCCAGCAACTGGGCATGACCAACCTGGTTTACCCGGGTGCCTTACATACCCGCTTTCATCATGCGTTGGGAGCCATGCACCTGATGGGAGAAGCACTTGAGGTGTTAAGATCGAAAGGTGTTTCCATTTCTGACGAAGAAGCCCGGGCTGTGCAAATCGCGATCCTTCTGCATGACATCGGCCATGGCCCGTTTTCACACAGCCTTGAGTTCACCCTCATCGAGGGCGTTAACCATGAACACCTGACCGGAGTTTTCATGCGCGAGCTGGACCGCGAATTCAGCGGTGAACTGAAGCTGGCGATCCAAATCTTCCAGAACAAGTACAAGAAAAAGTTCCTGCATCAACTGGTATCCGGACAGCTCGACATGGATCGTTTGGACTACCTGAGCCGCGACAGCTTCTATACGGGTGTGGCAGAAGGCGTGGTTAGTACCCACAGGATCATCAAAATGCTCAACGTACATGGAGATCAGCTGGTGATCGACTCCAAGGGCATTTACTCCGTGGAAAAATTCATCATCGCCAGGCGATTGATGTATTGGCAGGTATACATGCATAAAACCGCTGTTGCCGGGGAAAAAATGTTGATAAACACCCTGAAAAGAGCCAAGGACCTTTCACTCAGCGGATCGGATGTTTTCGCTTCACCCGCCCTGAAATATTTCCTGTCACAGAAACTCACCACCCGATCATTCACCGGCAATTCAGATGCCCTGGAATGGTTTGCCAGACTGGACGACTATGATGTACTCTCTGCAGTGAAAGTATGGGAAAGTCATCCGGATTCCATCTTGAGTAATTTATCTAAAGGGTTGATAAACAGGAAACTATTCAAAATAAGGATCCAAAAGCAGCCTATCGGCAAAAAAATTATTGCCCAGATTGAAAAAAAGGCACAAAAATTGTACGGATTACGCGATTCGGAAGTCGCCTATTTCGTGGTTTCCGGCGAATTGGAGAACAATGCGTATCGCCCGATGGAAGAGAACATCTACATCCTTGCCAAGAACAAACAGGTTGCAGACATCGCAAAAGTCAGCGACAACCTGAATCTAACCGCCTTATCAGCCCCTGTCAGAAAGTACTTCGTTTGTTGCCCGGAAGCATGTCTGAAAGGAGTCAATATCTGA
- a CDS encoding PglZ domain-containing protein translates to MKQFQILWADDEIDLLKPHVIFLEEKGYKVHTTTNGVEAVELLEKQPMDIVFLDENMPGLSGIETLEKIKALDPNLPVIMITKNEDESLMEEAIGSRITGYLLKPVNPKQILLLLKKSLDESRLVSEKTTLSYQQEFRSIGMALGDRLDMNQWMDLYRKLTFWDLELQQSDQPDMQEIIKQQKAEANNLFSRFVDRNYVDWLKQPDESTPVLSHNLLQKKVFPMLKKGEKVFLVLIDNLRYDQWRVISNVLGKHFRTDADELYCSILPTATHYARNALFAGLMPSEIRKKYPQYWVEEQDEGSKNRFEEELLGENLKRNGISGKFSYHKILNLNAGKKLAENMQNLRDNVFNVVVYNFVDMLSHARTDMEVIRELADDEPAYRSLTLSWLEHSPLRDMFRQLAEGDWRDHKLVITTDHGTIRVKEPSKVVGDKNTSTNLRYKLGKNLKFEAADVLDIEDPEKAFLPKTNVSSRFIFAKGDKFFAYPNNYNYYVNFYRNTFQHGGISLEEMLVPFVVLSSK, encoded by the coding sequence ATGAAACAATTCCAAATACTTTGGGCCGATGATGAGATCGACCTGCTGAAACCCCATGTGATCTTTCTCGAAGAAAAAGGATACAAGGTACATACCACAACCAACGGGGTAGAGGCCGTGGAGCTCCTCGAGAAACAACCGATGGACATTGTTTTCCTCGATGAAAACATGCCAGGCCTCTCCGGGATTGAAACCCTGGAAAAGATCAAGGCCCTGGATCCGAACCTGCCGGTGATCATGATCACCAAGAACGAAGATGAGTCCCTGATGGAAGAAGCCATCGGATCGCGCATCACCGGATACCTTCTGAAACCCGTTAATCCGAAACAGATCCTCCTGCTCCTCAAAAAATCCCTCGACGAAAGCAGGCTTGTGAGTGAAAAAACCACCTTGTCCTACCAACAGGAATTCCGTTCCATCGGGATGGCCCTTGGTGACCGGCTTGACATGAATCAATGGATGGATCTTTACCGCAAGCTGACTTTCTGGGACCTGGAATTGCAACAGTCAGATCAACCCGACATGCAGGAGATCATCAAGCAGCAGAAGGCCGAGGCCAATAACCTGTTCAGCCGTTTTGTGGACCGGAACTATGTGGATTGGCTGAAGCAACCCGATGAGTCGACCCCCGTACTTTCTCACAACCTTTTGCAGAAAAAGGTTTTTCCGATGCTGAAAAAGGGCGAGAAGGTTTTCCTTGTGCTGATTGACAACCTGAGATATGACCAATGGCGGGTGATCAGCAATGTGCTCGGCAAACATTTCCGTACGGATGCCGACGAGCTGTATTGTAGCATCCTCCCAACCGCTACACACTATGCAAGGAATGCGCTCTTTGCAGGCCTGATGCCATCCGAGATACGCAAGAAGTACCCACAATACTGGGTGGAAGAACAGGACGAGGGCAGCAAAAACCGGTTCGAAGAGGAACTGCTGGGTGAAAACCTGAAACGCAATGGCATCAGCGGAAAATTCTCCTACCATAAGATCCTCAACCTGAACGCGGGGAAGAAACTGGCTGAAAACATGCAGAACCTGAGGGACAATGTTTTCAATGTGGTGGTTTACAATTTCGTGGACATGCTCTCTCATGCCCGAACTGACATGGAAGTGATCCGAGAACTGGCCGATGACGAACCTGCTTATCGCTCACTCACCCTGTCGTGGCTCGAGCATTCACCGTTGCGGGATATGTTCAGGCAGCTTGCCGAGGGCGATTGGCGTGACCACAAGCTTGTGATCACCACCGACCATGGTACCATCCGCGTCAAGGAACCCAGCAAGGTGGTGGGTGACAAGAATACATCCACCAACCTGCGCTATAAACTCGGTAAGAACCTGAAATTCGAGGCTGCCGACGTGCTGGATATCGAGGACCCCGAAAAAGCTTTCCTCCCGAAGACCAATGTGAGCAGTCGTTTTATCTTTGCAAAAGGAGATAAGTTTTTTGCCTATCCCAACAACTACAATTACTATGTGAATTTTTACCGCAACACATTCCAGCATGGCGGCATTTCATTGGAAGAAATGCTCGTGCCGTTTGTGGTGCTTTCATCCAAATGA